From Myxococcus stipitatus, one genomic window encodes:
- a CDS encoding ABC transporter permease subunit (The N-terminal region of this protein, as described by TIGR01726, is a three transmembrane segment that identifies a subfamily of ABC transporter permease subunits, which specificities that include histidine, arginine, glutamine, glutamate, L-cystine (sic), the opines (in Agrobacterium) octopine and nopaline, etc.) encodes MPRLRPSCRHARIPGLAVLLLAWGLVAVLGCGRGDAPASRGDWKGRTLRIGTDATYPPFESVQDGELMGFDIELGRLIGEELGARVEFTNTSFDGVFPALMAGKFDLVMSAVTVTPERQQRLGFSAPYYTAGQLVVAREGDTSVTGLESLRGKVAGIQLNTSATLVLEKFPDIEVRQYPSIDLALQDLRNGNLSGVVGDGPTLRYFLAHGFQGLRAVGNLLTEEHYGIAMRPDDGELRAAVDGALQRLRASGRFAALEEKYFGEAARKAPVEARDGVPWPRVAKRLAQGLALTLGLTLLSLLAGLPLGLVVALGRRVRFKPLAWLCAAYVEGLRGTPLLVQIIFIYYALPQLLGVDLAPMLAAVLALTLNSAAYVAEIFRAGIGSVDRGQEEAARALGLSHAQALRYVILPQAVRNVLPPLTNEGIALLKDSSLVSIIGMAELTRAGQELASQLAAPLAVWPMVALFYLVATLPLTRLASALEKRLHRQA; translated from the coding sequence ATGCCGCGCCTCCGCCCTTCGTGTCGCCACGCCCGGATTCCGGGGCTGGCCGTGCTGCTCCTCGCGTGGGGGCTCGTGGCGGTGCTCGGGTGTGGTCGGGGCGACGCCCCTGCTTCGCGCGGCGACTGGAAGGGCCGGACGCTGCGTATCGGCACGGACGCCACCTATCCGCCCTTCGAGTCCGTCCAGGACGGCGAGCTGATGGGCTTCGACATCGAGCTGGGCAGGCTCATCGGCGAGGAGCTGGGCGCGCGGGTCGAGTTCACGAACACGTCCTTCGACGGCGTGTTCCCCGCGCTGATGGCGGGGAAGTTCGACCTGGTGATGTCGGCCGTCACGGTGACGCCGGAGCGCCAGCAGCGCCTGGGCTTCTCCGCCCCGTACTACACGGCGGGCCAGCTGGTGGTGGCGCGCGAGGGCGACACCTCCGTCACCGGCCTCGAGAGCCTGCGAGGGAAGGTCGCGGGCATCCAGCTCAACACCAGCGCCACGCTGGTGCTGGAGAAGTTCCCCGACATCGAGGTGCGGCAGTACCCGAGCATCGACCTGGCGCTCCAGGACCTGCGCAACGGCAACCTGTCCGGCGTGGTGGGGGACGGGCCGACGCTCCGCTATTTCCTCGCCCACGGCTTCCAGGGCCTGCGCGCGGTGGGGAACCTGCTGACGGAGGAGCACTACGGCATCGCGATGAGGCCGGACGACGGGGAGCTGCGCGCGGCGGTCGACGGCGCGCTCCAGCGGCTGCGCGCCAGTGGCCGGTTCGCGGCGCTGGAGGAGAAGTACTTCGGGGAGGCCGCGCGCAAGGCCCCCGTGGAGGCGCGGGACGGCGTGCCCTGGCCGCGCGTGGCGAAGCGACTGGCGCAAGGGCTCGCGCTGACGCTGGGGCTCACGCTGCTGTCGCTCCTGGCGGGGCTGCCGCTGGGGCTGGTGGTGGCCCTGGGCCGGCGGGTGCGGTTCAAGCCGCTGGCCTGGCTGTGCGCGGCGTACGTCGAGGGGCTGCGCGGCACGCCGCTGCTGGTGCAGATCATCTTCATCTACTACGCGCTGCCGCAGCTGTTGGGCGTGGACCTGGCGCCCATGCTGGCCGCGGTGCTGGCCCTGACGCTCAACAGCGCGGCCTACGTGGCGGAGATCTTCCGCGCCGGCATCGGCTCCGTGGACCGGGGCCAGGAAGAGGCGGCGCGGGCGCTGGGCCTGAGCCACGCGCAGGCGCTGCGCTACGTCATCCTGCCCCAGGCGGTGCGCAACGTGCTGCCGCCCCTGACGAACGAGGGCATCGCCCTGCTGAAGGACTCGTCACTGGTTTCCATCATTGGCATGGCCGAGCTGACGCGTGCCGGACAGGAGCTGGCGAGCCAGCTCGCCGCGCCGCTCGCCGTCTGGCCCATGGTGGCACTGTTCTACCTGGTGGCCACGCTGCCGCTGACACGGCTGGCCTCGGCGCTGGAGAAGCGCCTCCATCGTCAGGCGTGA
- a CDS encoding RNA polymerase sigma factor, whose amino-acid sequence MCPPRLADRRDDLVQAAMMRLMELQRREPDRERWTPAYLYRVAYTALVDEIRSVERRKEVGLEVVESLPEQPVAMGNPEQSANASQIARAVRDCLSKLVEDRRLAVTLYLQGHTVPEAAELLGWDGKRTENLVYRGLGALRLCLSSKGFEP is encoded by the coding sequence GGACCGCCGTGACGACCTGGTGCAGGCGGCGATGATGCGGCTGATGGAGCTCCAGCGAAGAGAGCCGGACCGCGAACGCTGGACTCCCGCCTACCTGTACCGCGTCGCCTATACCGCGCTGGTGGACGAAATCCGGAGCGTGGAGCGCCGCAAGGAGGTGGGGTTGGAAGTGGTGGAATCCCTGCCGGAGCAGCCCGTGGCCATGGGCAACCCGGAGCAGTCCGCGAACGCCTCGCAGATTGCCCGCGCGGTGCGCGACTGTCTGAGCAAGCTCGTCGAGGACCGCCGTCTGGCGGTGACGCTGTATCTACAGGGCCACACCGTCCCGGAGGCCGCGGAGCTCCTGGGGTGGGATGGCAAACGCACCGAGAACCTCGTCTACCGCGGACTGGGCGCGCTGCGCCTGTGCCTCTCGAGCAAGGGATTCGAGCCGTGA
- a CDS encoding amino acid ABC transporter ATP-binding protein — MALVEVRNLHKRFGTLDVLRGVDLTVQSGEVVVFVGPSGCGKSTLLRCLCGLEVPSEGEVVVGGQQVREEPKALQALHRRVGMVFQRFHLFPHLSALDNVTLAPRKVLGLPDAEARALGERMLAMVHLGDRAQAYPSQLSGGQQQRVAIARALAMKPELMLFDEPTSALDPELVGEVLEVMRELAREGMTMCVVTHEMGFAADVAHRVLFMDAGRVVEEGTPQQVLREPQQPRTREFLARLLQR; from the coding sequence ATGGCGCTCGTCGAGGTCCGCAACCTGCACAAGCGCTTCGGGACGCTGGATGTCCTCCGAGGCGTGGACCTCACCGTGCAATCCGGTGAGGTGGTCGTCTTCGTGGGGCCGTCCGGCTGCGGCAAGTCCACGCTCCTGCGGTGCCTGTGCGGGCTGGAGGTGCCCTCCGAGGGCGAGGTGGTGGTGGGCGGGCAGCAGGTGCGCGAGGAGCCGAAGGCTCTCCAGGCGCTGCACCGGCGCGTGGGCATGGTGTTCCAGCGCTTCCACCTGTTCCCCCACCTGAGCGCGCTGGACAACGTGACGCTGGCGCCACGCAAGGTGCTGGGGCTGCCCGACGCGGAGGCGCGGGCGCTCGGCGAGCGCATGCTGGCCATGGTCCACCTGGGAGACCGCGCCCAGGCGTACCCGTCGCAGCTCTCCGGTGGCCAGCAGCAGCGGGTGGCCATCGCCCGCGCGCTGGCGATGAAGCCGGAGCTGATGCTCTTCGACGAGCCGACCAGCGCGCTGGACCCGGAGCTGGTGGGCGAGGTCCTGGAGGTCATGCGCGAGCTGGCGCGCGAGGGCATGACCATGTGCGTGGTGACGCACGAGATGGGCTTCGCCGCCGACGTCGCCCACCGCGTGCTGTTCATGGACGCGGGACGGGTGGTGGAGGAGGGCACGCCCCAGCAGGTGCTGCGCGAACCCCAGCAGCCGCGCACCCGCGAGTTCCTGGCGCGCCTGCTCCAGCGCTGA
- a CDS encoding CHAT domain-containing protein yields the protein MSLAARRDGGSRPRRWLAFVCLGAALLVAPARAAEPAFSPAEELERCRQRFLQHPEERDAAMCFYQRAQQTEGRDEVRRMLVALREEHPDQPWLMMVQGHVELLSASKEAEEPYARAMETFHRLGDAEGEVLAGINLRTVVRKQGRLEEGRALARRVGEVARRSGLPDLLARALVIEGTDLSEVGHDLGRAFRLLKRAEELAFPAGSDGLKKQCLSALAWVAFRLGRLEDATDANQRLAELARSTGDPRLGARVSFTLANLAVHRLARSPAPNGQAQVLELARRALADAERTRDQVLETQSLRLIVDLLGDTPGERVEAEGYMERCMELAESMDSAEQRIACLWTRAERRASTDAEAARRDSDAAVWLAYEHGDPLYLALALRGRGTVAYRTEPTREALHHATRALDGVEALREFQRDAATQAELFAGWASDYHRLAGWTLEASQPEGDAEPLPVREALERAFAVSERLRARTLLDALLASSAVDPAAPEAPDRRQAREALWKQLAAVQRRLMDPTLAARPREEALRELRELERGERDLRPAPSHGATAFTSLEEVERGLAEDEAMLVFLVGHDRDAFGTPSGGAWVLVVTREGSYAHRIPERSRLATAVSLFSGLVERRDGSEAGAAAALHAQLLGPALAGLPPTVRRLLLVPDGPLHDLPFAALREHPGGPPLVSRFELGLVPSASLWRHWREEPRLGPGGEAFILADPAPPEREAWAMATVRAGVFTEAARLGALPEARREGRAIARVLEDTRVAPRLFMGPQASEAALKRADLSRARVLHVAAHAVVDAEAPERSALVLTPGAEEEDGILQPREIAELRLGGALVVLSSCRSASGAVLPGEGVLSLARAFFESGSRAVVASLWPLRDDEAASLVERFYAHLARGWSASAALRAAQLEAIEDGLPAAAWAGLVVLGDAALAPIEPTSRAGTTRATHAPWLVVAATASVLVSLLALGRRRADKS from the coding sequence GTGAGCCTCGCGGCGCGGCGTGACGGGGGGTCGCGACCGCGCCGCTGGCTCGCCTTCGTCTGTCTGGGCGCGGCGCTGCTCGTCGCGCCCGCCCGGGCCGCCGAACCCGCCTTCTCCCCGGCGGAGGAGTTGGAGCGGTGTCGTCAGCGGTTCCTCCAGCACCCCGAGGAGCGGGACGCCGCCATGTGCTTCTACCAGCGCGCCCAGCAGACCGAGGGGCGCGACGAGGTGCGGAGGATGCTGGTGGCGCTCCGCGAAGAACACCCCGACCAGCCCTGGCTGATGATGGTCCAGGGACACGTGGAGCTGCTGTCGGCCTCGAAGGAGGCGGAGGAGCCCTATGCCCGGGCGATGGAGACCTTCCACCGGCTCGGAGACGCGGAGGGAGAGGTCCTCGCGGGCATCAACCTGCGCACCGTCGTGCGCAAACAGGGACGGTTGGAAGAGGGTCGGGCACTGGCCCGTCGCGTGGGTGAGGTGGCGCGGAGGTCGGGGCTCCCGGACCTGCTCGCGCGCGCGCTCGTCATCGAGGGCACCGACCTCTCCGAGGTGGGGCATGACCTGGGCCGCGCGTTCCGTCTCCTCAAGCGCGCGGAGGAGCTGGCCTTCCCGGCGGGCAGCGACGGGCTGAAGAAGCAGTGCCTCTCGGCGCTGGCCTGGGTCGCCTTCCGCCTCGGCCGTCTGGAGGACGCCACCGACGCCAACCAGCGCCTGGCGGAGCTCGCCAGGAGCACCGGGGACCCGCGCCTGGGAGCGCGCGTCTCCTTCACCCTGGCGAACCTCGCGGTGCACCGCCTCGCGCGAAGCCCCGCCCCCAACGGCCAGGCCCAGGTGCTCGAGCTCGCCCGGCGCGCCCTGGCCGACGCGGAGCGCACGCGCGACCAGGTCCTGGAGACCCAGTCCCTTCGGCTGATCGTCGACCTGCTCGGCGACACCCCCGGGGAGCGCGTCGAGGCCGAGGGCTACATGGAGCGTTGCATGGAGCTCGCCGAGTCGATGGACTCCGCCGAGCAGCGTATCGCCTGCCTCTGGACGCGAGCGGAGCGCCGGGCCTCGACCGACGCGGAGGCGGCGAGGCGGGACTCGGACGCGGCCGTGTGGCTGGCCTACGAGCATGGGGATCCGCTCTACCTCGCCCTGGCGCTCCGGGGACGCGGCACGGTGGCCTACCGCACCGAGCCCACGCGCGAGGCGCTCCACCACGCCACCCGGGCGCTGGATGGCGTGGAGGCGCTGCGCGAATTCCAGCGCGACGCCGCGACCCAGGCGGAGCTGTTCGCGGGCTGGGCCAGCGACTACCACCGCCTGGCGGGGTGGACGCTGGAGGCCAGCCAGCCCGAGGGCGACGCCGAGCCACTCCCGGTCCGCGAAGCGCTGGAGCGCGCCTTCGCGGTGAGCGAGCGGCTGCGGGCGAGGACCCTGCTCGACGCCCTCCTCGCCTCGAGCGCCGTGGACCCCGCAGCCCCCGAGGCGCCGGACCGGAGGCAGGCGCGCGAAGCGCTCTGGAAGCAGCTGGCGGCGGTGCAACGACGCTTGATGGACCCGACCCTGGCGGCGCGGCCGCGCGAGGAGGCCCTGCGCGAGCTGCGGGAGCTGGAGCGCGGCGAGCGCGACCTGCGCCCCGCGCCTTCCCACGGCGCCACCGCGTTCACCTCCCTGGAGGAGGTGGAGCGCGGGCTCGCGGAGGACGAGGCCATGCTCGTGTTCCTCGTGGGGCACGACCGGGACGCCTTCGGCACGCCCTCCGGAGGCGCCTGGGTGCTGGTGGTGACTCGCGAGGGGTCTTACGCGCACCGCATCCCCGAACGGTCCCGGCTGGCCACCGCCGTCTCCCTGTTCTCCGGGCTCGTCGAACGTCGGGACGGCTCCGAGGCCGGAGCGGCCGCGGCCCTCCACGCCCAGCTCCTCGGGCCGGCCCTGGCCGGCCTGCCGCCCACGGTGCGTCGGTTGTTGTTGGTGCCGGACGGGCCGCTGCATGACCTGCCCTTCGCGGCCCTGCGGGAGCACCCCGGAGGCCCGCCCCTGGTCTCCCGCTTCGAGCTGGGGCTCGTGCCCTCCGCCAGCCTGTGGCGGCACTGGCGAGAGGAGCCCCGGCTCGGGCCGGGTGGCGAGGCCTTCATCCTGGCGGACCCCGCCCCGCCCGAGCGGGAGGCCTGGGCCATGGCCACCGTGCGCGCGGGCGTCTTCACCGAGGCGGCCCGGCTCGGGGCGCTCCCCGAGGCGCGGCGCGAGGGACGGGCCATCGCGAGGGTGCTCGAGGACACGCGGGTCGCGCCGCGGTTGTTCATGGGCCCACAGGCCTCGGAGGCCGCGCTCAAGCGCGCGGACCTGTCGCGCGCGCGGGTGCTGCACGTGGCCGCGCACGCCGTCGTCGACGCGGAGGCCCCCGAGCGCTCCGCCCTCGTGCTCACGCCTGGAGCGGAGGAGGAGGACGGCATCCTCCAGCCGCGCGAAATCGCGGAGCTGCGGCTGGGAGGCGCGCTCGTGGTGCTGTCGAGCTGCCGCAGCGCGTCTGGCGCGGTGCTGCCGGGCGAGGGCGTGCTGAGCCTCGCGCGGGCCTTCTTCGAGTCGGGCTCACGCGCCGTGGTGGCGAGCCTGTGGCCCCTGCGGGACGACGAGGCGGCCAGCCTGGTGGAGCGGTTCTACGCGCATCTGGCGAGGGGCTGGAGCGCGTCCGCCGCCCTGCGGGCCGCGCAGCTGGAGGCCATCGAGGACGGCCTGCCCGCCGCCGCGTGGGCGGGGCTGGTCGTCCTGGGAGACGCGGCGCTCGCCCCCATCGAGCCCACCTCCCGCGCCGGCACGACCCGGGCCACCCACGCTCCGTGGCTCGTCGTCGCGGCGACCGCCAGCGTCCTCGTCTCGCTGCTGGCGCTGGGTCGGCGACGCGCGGACAAGTCCTGA
- a CDS encoding arylsulfatase encodes MASNGKTRSKGNGNGHDGKQTGRKPNILVIWGDDIGLWNVSAYNQGMMGYRTPNIDRIAREGALMTDCYGQQSCTAGRAAFITGMNPLRTGLTTIGMPGADYGLQDSDPTIAEMLKPMGYVCGQFGKNHLGDSNRYLPTVHGFDEFHGNLYHLNAENEPECPDYPKDPAFKERFGPRGVLHCWATDRDDPTEDRRWGRVGRQRIEDTGPLTTKRMETVDEEFLASSLAFMEKAVKEDKPFFIWHNTTRTHVWTYLQEKYRNKTGKGLYADAMTELDDHVGVLLKKLDELGIADNTLVVFSTDNGVEKMGWPDGGNAPFRGEKGSTWEGGVRVPCVVRWPGVIEPGTVINDIFAHEDWMPTFVAAAGGPEDLVERCKQGHAVGHKKFRVHLDGYDQRGLLSGKEPGRRHEFIYVLDSGNIAAVRYDDWKVIFSYQDGHGPDMWFSGKRFNPAWPYLINLRSDPFEEGLYSGLYTSWYGQRMFLFVPAQGLVKRFAQSLLDYVPSQAPGSLSIGPIKEQVKEKMRKTQEEGKSEVGEQVMALANEVEKALHRLQQSHA; translated from the coding sequence ATGGCGAGCAACGGCAAGACCCGGAGCAAGGGCAACGGCAACGGGCATGACGGCAAGCAGACCGGGAGGAAGCCGAACATCCTCGTCATCTGGGGAGACGACATCGGCCTGTGGAACGTCAGCGCGTACAACCAGGGCATGATGGGCTACCGCACGCCCAACATCGACCGCATCGCCCGCGAGGGCGCGCTCATGACGGACTGCTATGGCCAGCAGAGCTGCACGGCCGGCCGGGCGGCGTTCATCACCGGCATGAACCCGCTGCGCACGGGCCTGACCACCATCGGCATGCCGGGCGCGGACTACGGCCTCCAGGACTCCGACCCCACCATCGCGGAGATGCTCAAGCCAATGGGCTACGTCTGCGGTCAGTTCGGCAAGAACCACCTGGGCGACTCGAACCGCTACCTGCCCACGGTGCACGGCTTCGACGAATTCCACGGCAACCTCTACCACCTCAACGCGGAGAACGAGCCCGAGTGCCCCGACTACCCGAAGGACCCGGCGTTCAAGGAGCGCTTCGGCCCGCGCGGCGTGCTCCACTGCTGGGCCACGGACCGTGACGACCCGACCGAGGACCGCCGCTGGGGGCGCGTGGGCCGTCAGCGCATCGAGGACACCGGGCCGCTCACCACCAAGCGCATGGAGACGGTGGACGAGGAGTTCCTCGCGTCGTCGCTGGCCTTCATGGAGAAGGCGGTGAAGGAGGACAAGCCCTTCTTCATCTGGCACAACACCACGCGCACCCACGTCTGGACATACTTGCAGGAGAAGTATCGCAACAAGACGGGGAAGGGCCTCTACGCGGACGCCATGACGGAGCTGGACGACCACGTCGGCGTGCTCCTGAAGAAGCTGGACGAGCTGGGCATCGCGGACAACACCCTCGTCGTGTTCTCCACCGACAACGGCGTGGAGAAGATGGGCTGGCCCGACGGCGGCAACGCGCCCTTCCGCGGCGAGAAGGGCTCGACCTGGGAGGGTGGCGTCCGGGTGCCCTGCGTCGTCCGGTGGCCGGGGGTCATCGAGCCCGGCACCGTCATCAACGACATCTTCGCCCACGAGGATTGGATGCCCACCTTCGTCGCCGCGGCGGGCGGCCCCGAGGACCTGGTGGAGCGGTGCAAGCAGGGCCACGCCGTGGGCCACAAGAAGTTCCGCGTCCACCTGGATGGCTACGACCAGCGCGGGCTGCTGTCCGGCAAGGAGCCGGGCCGGCGACACGAGTTCATCTACGTGCTCGACAGCGGCAACATCGCGGCGGTCCGCTACGACGACTGGAAGGTCATCTTCAGCTACCAGGACGGCCACGGGCCGGACATGTGGTTCAGCGGCAAGCGCTTCAATCCGGCGTGGCCCTACCTCATCAACCTGCGCTCGGACCCCTTCGAGGAGGGGCTCTACTCCGGGCTCTACACGAGCTGGTACGGACAGCGGATGTTCCTCTTCGTCCCGGCCCAGGGGCTGGTGAAGCGCTTCGCCCAGAGCCTCCTGGACTACGTCCCGAGCCAGGCCCCCGGCAGCCTCAGCATCGGCCCCATCAAGGAGCAGGTGAAGGAGAAGATGCGCAAGACCCAGGAAGAGGGGAAGTCGGAGGTCGGCGAGCAGGTGATGGCGCTCGCGAACGAGGTGGAGAAGGCCCTCCACCGCCTCCAGCAGAGTCACGCGTGA
- a CDS encoding MgtC/SapB family protein produces the protein MAAELGSGELLVRLLVAGGAGIVLGLPYRKRPGGVRTHYLVTLGAALFCTSGANLVGAPAETLRIIQGVASGIGFVGAASVLKKGSAIFGITTAASIWIAAAVGCEAALGRPLLAALVAPAIAITSWLVGLLERRVFHRRRIMRELRDLERMEERRPR, from the coding sequence ATGGCGGCTGAGCTGGGGAGTGGGGAGCTGCTCGTCCGGCTGCTCGTGGCGGGCGGGGCGGGCATCGTCCTGGGCTTGCCGTATCGCAAGCGGCCGGGTGGTGTCCGGACCCACTACCTGGTGACGTTGGGGGCCGCGCTCTTCTGCACCTCCGGCGCGAACCTGGTGGGAGCCCCCGCGGAGACGCTGCGCATCATCCAGGGCGTGGCGTCCGGCATCGGCTTCGTCGGCGCGGCGAGCGTCCTCAAGAAGGGGAGCGCCATCTTCGGCATCACGACGGCCGCGTCCATCTGGATTGCCGCGGCGGTGGGGTGCGAGGCCGCGCTGGGCAGGCCGCTGCTGGCCGCGCTGGTGGCGCCCGCCATCGCCATCACGAGCTGGCTCGTGGGCCTGCTGGAGCGCCGCGTCTTCCACCGCAGACGCATCATGCGCGAGCTGCGGGACCTGGAGCGGATGGAGGAACGGCGCCCTCGCTGA